The following nucleotide sequence is from Carassius carassius chromosome 16, fCarCar2.1, whole genome shotgun sequence.
CAGCGCTCTGATTTCTGGTGTCTCTTCCGGTCAGGTAAGTGATGTGAACGACGATGTTCGGAGGGCTGCTGTGGAGTCCATTGGATTCATCTTGTTCAGGTAtggttctgtctctctctcatcaacGCTCCCTGTCGTCTCATCCTGTGCTCCATTATAAACGGACCTCATCGGGATGAGCCGCTCTCTAAAAGCTTTCCAGTAACCCTGATTAATCAGCCCTTAATGTATACACAGACGAGATTCCACCCATTCCTCTGCAGCGCTTTACAGAGAGTCTTCTAAAAGCGCTTCTCCTCAGGAGTTGATTTTAGTCCCATTAAGAGATGGATCACTTCCTCCTATCATGCCCTGTGGCACTTGCTTTATTGGCATCCTTTTGTGCCTCTGCCTAGTGTTTCGGCATTGAGTGTATGTAGAGGAAATGGAAATTTCTGTCATAATCTCTTATGCAGTTCTTCAGCTAGGGGTGCGCGATATCGAGAAAATTTTTTTGTCCCAAATTCTTGAATTTTGTAACGGACTGAATCATGCAGTCAAAGAACGCACTCTAAAAGCGCACTCACATTTATTCTAAACTTCACATCTTGTATGCGTGTACTCTGTAGTGGTTTTGTTTGGTCAAATCACACATCGCtaaaacaacaattacaatattattatagaCGATACATCTCGCACACCTCTAAGGCCCTGTTCACACATAACCGCAGTTttttctatgtggtttgattGTTCGTCCGGacataaacgcaacactttttaTGTAACCGCTTGCGCTATTATCTCCCCCTACTTGAAACTTTTACAGGCTTCTAATTAGCCAACATGGCTATGCGGCTGAGATTATATCGCCACCAGCTCTAGAAAGTGCATTATAGCGTGCATTTGTGTTTTCATGTGGATGGAGATTTTTTGTAGAAATGGAAGGAAAAACCCCCACTGTGGTTCCATTTACTAGTATGCATATTCGTTTTTAGtttgaaaatacatattttccaaaTGGACTGGTCGGTTTAATTAGTCTGGTTTACGGTCATGTCCGCTACACTACACACTTCAAAACATCTGGATGTTGAGTACATCCTGAAATAGCCAGCATTGATTATGGATCAATCTAAACATTTGATGACCTCAAAGTCACCAgtttcaagacaaaaaaaatactttgaagtAGTTTTTAATCATAGGCTCAACCACAGATTTCGATCGAAAACAGCTTGCACCTTTAAACACTCTGCATGCAAGGGTAGAACATGTTGTGCTGTCCcatatgcttctcttttttttatttatttattattttgccaGCAGTAAGTTCCCCCTGAGACGCCCCCTCTGGTTCTTGGCTAAGTAGAACTGCTGAACTATTTTAAGCCCTAAAAAGGCCATGCGATATTCCCATGATCAattgtgagttaaaaaaaaataaataaatctatataaatccTTCCTGTGTTTAGAGATTGCACAGAGCTACAGCAATTCAACAGGTTTCTGTCGTCTGTCTGACAGGCCTCCTATCACTGCTGCACATGCAAATCATGACTGTACACCTTCTTCTTTTCTGGGTGTTGATTGATCACTCACTACAAATGCGAATGGAATCTTTTCCCCATAAGATCATGCTGGAAAacatggttgttgttgttttttcctcatAGAAGAACAACTTCAAAGTAGCACTGTTGACATGTTTTGTGTGCAATTATAAATTTAAGCATTAGCCAAAACAAGCACTTCATAGTTATGTTAGTGTGCAAGAAATATTGTCTGAATGCATAATAAAATCATAATGTCAACTACTTTTTTATCTGGAAAAAATTTATTTGGCAATAGTTTATTTGGCAAAATGTCAGTATCTACAAAGTTATTTCTTACATATACAAAGGCATTTTTGATTCAAGATCAGTCTACAGAGGTAAAGAAGACCTGCCATAACTTAGTGAAGcatgtattatttattcattgtatACAGAAGATAAGTGGAGATGTTATTTATTCAAGACTTGTCCTTTATATAGAGAAGATGTCTTATTTTGGCTTCCCTTTTAGACCCTGTCTACTAACTTTGGGATGTGCAAAAATACTCCTCTCTTTGCCATAAGTACTGTCTATTTTCACAGTACCACCAGTTATTAGGCTGGCATTACTTTCACACCCCAAAgctatttttgtcttttgggGGTTCTTAGACAGTCATATTAAGTGTGAATCTATCTACCAATCCAAGGAATTAAGATGGAGTatcaggtaacactttagtaaaggaccaattctcactattagctagttgcttattagcatgcttgttattatatattagttgttaattagtgcttataaaacacatattttgcctgaccatattctacatccctaatcctacccagtaCTTAAATTTTACAACTACcttacttactattaataagccgCGAATTAGGATGTTATTGAAGGCAAAAGTTGTGGTTAATGATTTGTTAatggtgagaattggaccttaaaataaagtgtgactgaatGTGATATTGGCGACCATGCAAAACAACCCCCCGACCATTTTATGCAGCCCTTCTGAACCATTTTAGACCATATCTCATTGGTTCCCATGAGAACTTGTGGGCTTTCGGCACTGAACGACTGGCACATCTCTATCTTGGCTTCTTATTTGAAGTGTATCGGATGCACTACACGTGGCTAACGTGTTCGTCAGGTTTGCAGTCTTCATTGTCCGTCAGAAGCAATGTGTCCAGCGTGATGTTCAGAGAGGTCTGCAGGTGCATAGGACAACGCCGAAGAGGACTCTGATAACTTACAGTGCTGATGCCATTCTTCATACCGTGTTTCATAAACCGTTTTGAGTTTTCACTCACTGATGGCCGAAAAGAAATTCTGCTTCTCCGTTGCATTTTTGGAGTCCTTACACGTCTGTAGTTACATGTGATGTAGCGCCTAAAGGCCTGCCTGAATGTCTTGTTGAACAGCGTATAAACCAGCGGGTTGATTCCCGACGAAACGTAGCCCACCCATTGAAAGATATCCAACAGCTGGTCCATTAGATTACTGTTGCACCCTTGACAGAGTACAGAAGCCACATTGGTAATGAAGAAAGGACACCACATCACAACAAACAACATGAAGACTATCCCTAGAACCTTTGATGCTCTTTGTTCATTGCTCAAGTTTTGCATGGACCTCTTTCCTATGGTGGACATCCTGCGGAGATGGATCTCATCCCTTGTGACGGGATGCAGTGTTCGGTCCCTTTTTATTCCATTTGCAATGACCACTTTCTTAGGCGAAGAGACAACCGGCAACTCCTGGTGGAAGACAGTGGAAATGCTGGGCCTTGCAGCTCGCGATCTCAAAAGATAGGCCTTCTTGCGCAGTACTTGGATTGTCAGCAAGTAGATAATCATCATAATTGTGAGTGGTATAAAGAAAGCCGTCAAAGACCCATACACCTTGAAGTCCCCGAAACCTTCTGGTGACAACAGACAGGTGTGGTTGTTGTTGAACGTGACATTGTTTGGATGGTCGAAGACTTGTAGCCCTTTGATTGGAATTGGTATTGCAATACCTGATGGAGAAAGACCAATCATTACATTTAACAGAGAATAaggtttaaataaaacatttgaatgattAAACTTAATAAAATTGATTTCAGGTGTGCCCAGTGTTGCACCCAGAGGGGCACCTTCCTCCTGAACCCGCTAAACATGGTCCTCGGGATTACTTGAAACTTCtaggcaggtgtgttggagcacTTTGGTGTCAGGATGGTAGTACTTAAGACCAATTTCATTTACCTCAAAGCATGGCATATTTACATTGTCTGAATCATGCAGATCCACTTCAGGTCTCATCTCGACTTGTACTTGACCTTTTTCTGGGGTCATTCTTGACTGATTCAATCTACACTGGTCCGTGGCCTGGATTTGGACCTGGACTTCGACACTAGATGGAATTAAATTATCCAGGAAGGGATCtatccaggagcaggattggacacaaGTGGACTACGTAACTGCGTAGTCCAAGGATCTCCCACTCTGCTCCTGTAGAGCTACCGCCCTGCAGACTTCAGTTTGTAGTTACATACCTGTTTGTAGTTATCAAGCTGCCCTGAGCACCTTGATTacctggttcaggtgtgtttgattggggatGGAGCTGAAATCTGCAGAACCTAGCTCACCATGTGCAGGGTTGGAAATCTGCAAAAACGTTATCTGACCATGGTGTCCAGTCCTTCACCTAGATGTAAACCTTCATGGAGAGATTAACTCCAACCAGTGTAGAAGTCTACACCAACTCATTTAGGTCCAAGTCCAGGCCTACACGTGCATAGGTTGAATTATCAAGTAGccctgaacaccttgattagctggttcaagtgtgtttgattggggttggagttGAAATCTGTAGGACAGTATTGGATTGGAGACCCCTAGCATAGTCAGTCATTCCCTTTGTAAGCTCCTGCCCACCGAAAAGTATTTTTTGTGCTTTTGGCAGCTACCTTCTGTTTTTAAGCAATGCTATGAATTGGTGGATTTCCAAAACAACTGTTTGACTAACTGGTTCTGCAGAAGCCTTGAACAGTTCAGTTTGTGTGGGGTTCAGCTGATCCCGATTAAGATTTTAAGAGGTGCTCACATGAGATGAAATCtgttgttggaaaaaaaaaattgatgtagCATTACGTAGCATGTTTTAACTTGATACAGCGTCTTATAAGAGCAAAATTTATAGCAcagtaaaataaactaaaaatgcatAAGATGTATAGTGGATATTGTGGAACTCTTGTGCTACAATTGTATAGTTTATACATTTGCCAATCATTACTAACAATAGCAATTACAACATCAATAATACATCTTGGATTTGAAGTCTCTCAGTTTAAGCATCTATAACCATCAGCTCCTGTTGGCTGCTTTCTCTCAGTAATAGTGCTTTGTCAAACGTGAGAATATGCAACGTCATTCTCAGGAGTCCACAGTTTCATGGTCAATGTTGAAGTGACACAGCACGTGGCCTGCCTTTCATGGTGGTGAAACTGCTTTATGATTCCAGAACAGTGCATTGAGCTTGTCCAAACAACGCAGCCAAATTTATCGTCTGGACTGATATTAACGAGCAGGATTTGCAAGGTGTTTACTTTCATCCCACCCCCCACAAGCTAACGTCCAAGTATCACTAAAACCGATTATTAAAAgtaaattgtttgtttgtgtaaataATAGAAGCTCACTGTTTAGTCAGTGACGTGAGAGAAATGAAATGAAGTTTTCCAGACAACAAGTGTTGAGATCATTGATCGGTTTGGCACTTAGAGACTGGGATTTTCCAGATTTGTGTAAAGGTATAATTTCACATTGTATTAAATGTAGGTAATGCAATTCTAGATATGAGTTTTTTCCCATTTATAAGCCTCTTCGTCTTCTGGAAGGAAACTGTGGCATTTGTGTTTTTACAATTGAAAATGGAAATATTCTGCATCTTTAAAGGCAAATGACTAACATTATGGCATACCTATAGAGATTAGCCAGACAAGTGCTATTTTAGCCAGCGCTTTAGCTCTGGACTTGAACTGGCTGTGCTGGATTGGTTTCTTGATCGCAATGTAGCGGTCGAGGGAGATGGCACACAGGTGCATGATGGAGGCAGTCGAAAACAAGACATCCAGGAACAACCAGATAGGGCACAGGAAATCTGCAAGGGGCCACCTGGAGTCTGAAATATGAACAGAATATTAAGCACAAATCAGTGCACGGTCTGAATTTAAATTAAGACCACCTCTGAgacctttttgtcatttttttgatGGGACACACATTTTAAAGGCATCTTTCCTCATTATTTCATGCACGCTAACTTAGCATGGCTTTTCATCATGGCAGTTATTGTGCCATTCAGTGTTTCGGGAAAACGCAGGCCAAACCTTTCATATAAAATAATCAAAGTTAGTATTAACTTGTTCCTTCTTTTCATTCACCTATGAGGAACTTCAGATTACATCAAGTATGTTGTAAATCACAGATTCTTCATggtaggaaaataaataaattacatgaaataaacaatacatttgtaATCGAGTTGGTCTTctttagggctgcaacaaacgattattttgatagtcGATTAATCTTACGATTATTAGAACGATTAATCGACTAATCTTCGATTAATCAATAGAATTTGATTATTCAGCTCTTGCAATTAGTCAAATTACTGTTacacataacaaataaataaaatattgtcttaTCACTTCAGATTTGGGAAATAATATTatgttattacaattattatacaattaatttatacaaatatatatatttgacacgaaatgagatgacagagaaaccttcttaattaccatttaattactatatgaaaattaactgaatgacacatcattctgcctaacatctttCGTAAGTAtataatatggataagaaacaaaataaaggtaagtgattagatgttttatttttggattaacaattttattcacaatatacactaccagtcaaacatttgtttttaaataagtatctatcaagcctgcatgtatttgatccaaatgacagcaaaaacagtaacattttgaaagattttttactatttaaaacagggctctgaaccggttcaaggaactaAATTCATTGTGACACGTCCCAAAGTTTTCGGAAAGGAAAACGAAACTGCAGagagaagttttctttattttgcaaaagctttacagttttaattgTTTTGCAAAAGCTGACAATAATGTCTTGCTTCTATATAATCAACCAGCTTTGGTTTGACCATCGCGCTGACacatcattttgctttattaaagcctgtacattaacaaaataaaataaagaaacaaataaaaagttagactGCTCTGTTGTAGCTACAACGTGTTGCGTTCAGCGTGACCgcgcctcactgtgctgataaagccgatttgaaggatgatgttttatgtagataaaagtacaaacactatattataaataatattttagcatccagataggtcgggaacatggaaacatttggattcgtgccggaTGAGATATGCAGGCATCAGCTtcatctttaattattatttttttggattgacgtttatAGCCTAAACTTTTGTTTTCGAGAGAAACTAatagctgtttttataatgtttgtaaacattttgatttagactacaggcattttagccttcaatATTTCGTAAAGTagtagggctaataaaatgcaatgccgcaacttgtttttttttttcactttcaaaactttcatcgttttttttttttttttttttttacaatgcagcaaatatttttaaatatcttaaaaaactttgatgtctttaaagtgttgatataattttttttttttttttttagtagcctacatttggccaaaatctagaaaagatgactAACCCCAGCTGGTTATTGActaacgttagatctctatttttttacttttctttttgagtaaataaaacgctgtactttattattattacattactattattgtagggagtgaaatttaaggttaaagttaatgttctataactttaaataagataTAAAGATATAATATCGCGAGAACAGAGACCCGCAATTAGAAGCGCGGCAGAGAATAGTCTGAGCACAGTtatgagaggtagagagagagatgacACACACTGTGTAATCAGATGTGGTAAAACTCATAATAAGCTGCTCCAAATACTTCAGGATACTGGTTTTCACAAAGTTGCCTTTTGTAAAAACCTTTTGGGGCTCATTATTACAATGTTTGCttacattttaaacatgatttctagccTTTATGGACCTTAACCGTAGTGTATCTCCaaacttgtgtgtgtgagtggaccTCCATGGTTTGGAGAGCCTATAACCAGATGTTGAAAACTGGCATGGATCAGATCACCCCTCTTCACTAAACATATCCTCATAGAAGCTCGTCAGAGACGGCTACATTATCGCCAGGTGGGCTTTCTGAATCCAGCATGTTTTGCAGTcattttgtaggctaattaatttaaccagaataaaataaatggttcaaataaatgcaggcttggtgagcagaaggcTATAGTTCCTACTTGTTAAAGGGCACATGCAAATATGACATTtgttataatgggtttatgtgaaggTTTGTTTTAAgttaacttaaaataaaagttatttgttAAAgtcttataaatgttaaaattgatacCTCTCAATTGTAATGTTGAATAGTCAatggttaaaaaagaaaataacaatttCAGAGATGTCAAAAAAAGAGGccactaaacaaatatttttatattgtttttacattaatttgaagattgcaTTTGAAATTACTGCAGtataaaagtatatttcaaaACTTTCATGTAAATATGCGATTAATTTTGATTAACAGCCTGCATTAAACTAGACTAACCTGCATTAGATTATACTATTCTGTATTGTTTCCTTGCATTTTTTGTAAATCGTCAATTAAATCAACTATCCTGTTTTTCCCGGTCACatacattttattcaaaaagCCATTGTTGCTCAATGGATTCTGAATGTTGAATGATTGCGGTCACACTTACCATTTTCCATTGCAAAAGTCATTGTAATAGGAATCCATGCAATTGGGAATTTAGCTTAAGGGTGAAAGATTTTAAACAGATTTTGCAATCCTAATTGGCTGTGTTGACCAACAGATAGCCACTTAGTTTAAAAGTGATTGTGTTGGGAATAGTGCTTCATACATCACTGTCGACAATAGACAttggatgtatttttttttttttcacaaaatccCGGCTAATCTGACTACAACCTaagaactaaaacaataaaaatgtgtaaaaggtTTGTTCAAATATTATTCACCCAAACACATTAGTAAATATACAACATAGAATCCCCATAAAAATGATTTTGGATGATAACACCGTTTTGTTCAAATGCCAAGGCACATGAAAATCATTATGATATTGCTTAGATTTTTTTAGGCGAGACACAAAATCTAAGCGAACATATTCACCATGTCGTCCAGCCCTAGTTCCCATAAAGGCTGACAGGCAAGTGTGCCCTCTCTTGCTGAAAGCAAAATAAAGACTCACTCTGCTCAACCACACTTTAGGTTTGCCCCGCCAAGTCTCAACTTCCTCATGTAAATATTTCTCTCGTTCTCAGAGAAACACATTTGTGCTGTGCTCTCCATAGTAAGCTCTTGTTTTTAGCCTTGCTGAGACTCTTTATCAAGCGCCATGGCTTTAACTTCAGTTCCCGTCTTCACCTGGTCCACAGATGTGAATCTAGCCTTTGGTGGACGTTTGGTTTTAATGTTTTAGCGAGCACATCTTACCTCCACAAGACTGAAAGCTTTGAATTGCTCCAGTTGGTAAAGGTTGCTTTTAATTTTATGATTGCATTTAGTCACGAGTTATTgtgttgaaaaaaattaacatctAGAGTTACCATTGTCTCACACACATTGTATTATTGTAC
It contains:
- the LOC132160125 gene encoding 5-hydroxytryptamine receptor 2B-like, with the translated sequence MASSSVSSTLELNQTGSENWESLQPGEPLRWAALLILLVIIPTIGGNILVILAVSLERKLQNATNFFLMSLAVADLLVGLLVMPIALVTVLFHSRWPLADFLCPIWLFLDVLFSTASIMHLCAISLDRYIAIKKPIQHSQFKSRAKALAKIALVWLISIGIAIPIPIKGLQVFDHPNNVTFNNNHTCLLSPEGFGDFKVYGSLTAFFIPLTIMMIIYLLTIQVLRKKAYLLRSRAARPSISTVFHQELPVVSSPKKVVIANGIKRDRTLHPVTRDEIHLRRMSTIGKRSMQNLSNEQRASKVLGIVFMLFVVMWCPFFITNVASVLCQGCNSNLMDQLLDIFQWVGYVSSGINPLVYTLFNKTFRQAFRRYITCNYRRVRTPKMQRRSRISFRPSVSENSKRFMKHGMKNGISTVSYQSPLRRCPMHLQTSLNITLDTLLLTDNEDCKPDEHVSHV